The Urbifossiella limnaea genome has a window encoding:
- a CDS encoding tellurite resistance TerB family protein encodes MLYVLLPFVAVAAAVAAAYAAYRATPAARWRRRVVAHLQALRARHAAVLAETSRADTELARLRDDFFRRHLNTIPTDRLGAYPGIGEKTVEKVKAAAGPFVADLLGAKFADIPEVGPARGTALMKALVAVQADARARFDAGGCTEGVEFRRVADRLRAVDAARAAERGRELTAVEEALKTAFDLFALAQPVSFGAFLRRQNQSKQLADVIARPFPVVVVPPAAPPPAPPPPVQPVPPPVPAPAPSADLFRAALAGTPAAPPPKPAEPDGLARLRAAVGFGLMVAKADGRIAAAERKAVRAFLDRTFGHDALLARNFDPLLEQTEKAVPTEGDALLAVRAAVPAAEWPALLAFAEQVAAASGTPTAKERDVLARIAAALGVTTTAPKPPQAPPLPVPIVAPADHRGVLDIPAGAPLDAELIRRRYANLTDKLDPVKAAALGPEFARMAEQKRAAVRAAAEALLAPLGEPLEKPTAPPPTDIRENALLDDVFG; translated from the coding sequence ATGCTGTACGTGCTCCTCCCGTTCGTCGCCGTCGCCGCGGCCGTGGCCGCGGCCTATGCCGCCTACCGGGCCACGCCCGCGGCCCGCTGGCGGCGGCGGGTCGTTGCCCACCTTCAGGCCCTCCGCGCCCGACACGCCGCCGTCCTCGCCGAGACCAGCCGCGCGGACACCGAACTGGCCCGCCTCCGCGACGACTTCTTCCGCCGGCACCTGAACACCATCCCGACCGACCGGCTGGGCGCCTACCCCGGCATCGGCGAGAAGACGGTCGAGAAGGTGAAGGCCGCCGCCGGCCCGTTCGTCGCCGACCTGCTGGGTGCGAAGTTCGCCGACATCCCGGAAGTCGGCCCGGCCCGCGGCACGGCGCTGATGAAGGCGCTGGTCGCGGTGCAGGCCGACGCCCGCGCCCGGTTCGACGCCGGCGGGTGCACCGAGGGTGTCGAGTTCCGCCGCGTCGCCGACCGCCTCCGCGCCGTCGACGCCGCGCGCGCCGCCGAGCGCGGCCGCGAGTTGACCGCCGTCGAGGAGGCGCTGAAGACCGCGTTCGACCTGTTCGCGCTGGCGCAGCCGGTGTCGTTCGGGGCGTTCCTGCGGCGTCAAAACCAGTCGAAACAATTGGCCGACGTGATCGCCCGGCCGTTCCCGGTGGTGGTCGTGCCGCCGGCCGCACCGCCGCCGGCACCCCCGCCTCCCGTGCAACCGGTTCCGCCACCGGTACCGGCACCCGCCCCGTCAGCCGACCTGTTCCGCGCCGCACTCGCCGGCACACCCGCAGCACCGCCGCCGAAGCCCGCCGAGCCGGACGGGCTGGCGCGGCTCCGCGCCGCAGTCGGGTTCGGGCTGATGGTAGCGAAGGCCGACGGTCGCATCGCCGCCGCCGAGCGGAAGGCCGTGCGCGCGTTCCTCGACCGCACCTTCGGCCACGACGCGCTGCTGGCGCGGAACTTCGACCCACTTCTGGAGCAGACCGAGAAGGCCGTGCCGACCGAGGGCGACGCGCTGCTCGCCGTTCGCGCCGCAGTGCCGGCGGCGGAGTGGCCGGCGCTGCTGGCGTTCGCCGAGCAGGTGGCCGCGGCCTCCGGCACGCCGACCGCCAAGGAGCGCGACGTCCTCGCCCGCATCGCCGCGGCGCTGGGGGTGACGACGACGGCGCCAAAGCCGCCCCAGGCCCCGCCGCTGCCCGTTCCGATCGTGGCGCCGGCGGATCACCGTGGCGTCCTCGACATCCCCGCAGGCGCGCCGCTCGACGCCGAGTTGATCCGGCGCCGGTACGCGAACCTGACGGACAAGCTCGACCCGGTGAAGGCCGCGGCGCTCGGCCCCGAGTTCGCGCGGATGGCCGAGCAGAAGCGGGCCGCCGTCCGCGCCGCGGCCGAGGCGCTGCTCGCGCCGCTCGGCGAGCCGCTGGAGAAGCCGACGGCCCCGCCGCCGACCGACATCCGCGAAAACGCCCTGCTCGACGACGTGTTCGGCTGA
- a CDS encoding ABC transporter permease, with the protein MYPTPDFSPTGFDLSLPLLTAYLLAATAGVLAFAALLGVVTLPVFFLFVYAAELVLARVSESGALAVKVLLMLFRGLRRSPLRTSLTYLALFVLTFVLTMIYTIITFIGRATAEKEANFKIIMTEKYSIPSMMPPGYEDRLKGIIDALPPDLRPVAGADDMIAWSFVGGTTDPSNPKPENALFMFCVEPRKIPLMMDGLERKDLTDAENAEMDRCVKLMEEDFRRIMVSPSRMKKMNVQVGQRLKLTSMGYKDVVFDFEIVGTLPDGKYEGVGFCSRSYLDAMLKSWSSAHNGEAHPLANKCVNLVWVRVPNRESYERIAAAVSEPKNFSAPAVKVETASAGIGTFMEAYKSIFNGMKYVLSPAMLVIMSLVVANAISISARERRTEMAVLKVLGFLPRHVAGLILGEALLVGAIAGGMSTLVAWGLLGNFKFQIAFLGAFIVPTEVLVIGPVLGMCVAFIGSIGPALSSKNVKVAEVFARQA; encoded by the coding sequence ATGTACCCGACGCCCGACTTCTCGCCCACCGGCTTCGACCTGTCGCTGCCGCTGCTCACCGCCTACCTGCTGGCCGCCACCGCCGGCGTCCTCGCCTTCGCCGCCTTGCTCGGCGTCGTCACGCTGCCGGTCTTCTTCCTGTTCGTCTACGCCGCCGAACTCGTCCTCGCCCGGGTGTCGGAGTCGGGGGCGCTCGCGGTCAAGGTGCTGCTGATGCTCTTCCGCGGCCTCCGCCGCAGCCCCCTCCGCACGTCGCTGACGTACCTCGCGCTGTTCGTCCTCACCTTCGTGCTGACCATGATCTACACGATCATCACGTTCATCGGGCGGGCGACGGCCGAGAAGGAGGCCAACTTCAAGATCATCATGACCGAAAAGTACTCGATCCCGAGCATGATGCCGCCCGGCTACGAGGACCGACTGAAGGGCATCATCGACGCCCTGCCGCCGGACCTGCGGCCGGTCGCCGGGGCCGACGACATGATCGCCTGGAGCTTCGTCGGCGGCACCACCGACCCGTCAAACCCGAAGCCCGAGAACGCCCTGTTCATGTTCTGCGTCGAGCCGCGGAAGATCCCGCTCATGATGGACGGGCTGGAGCGGAAGGACTTGACGGACGCCGAGAACGCCGAGATGGACCGGTGCGTTAAGCTGATGGAGGAGGACTTCCGCAGGATCATGGTGAGCCCGTCGCGGATGAAGAAGATGAACGTGCAGGTCGGCCAGCGGTTGAAGCTGACCAGCATGGGTTACAAGGACGTGGTCTTCGACTTCGAGATCGTCGGCACGCTGCCGGACGGGAAGTACGAGGGCGTCGGCTTCTGCAGCCGGAGTTACCTCGACGCCATGCTCAAGTCGTGGTCGAGCGCCCACAACGGCGAGGCCCACCCGCTGGCCAACAAGTGCGTGAACCTCGTCTGGGTGCGGGTGCCGAACCGCGAGTCCTACGAGCGGATCGCCGCGGCCGTGAGCGAGCCCAAGAACTTCAGCGCCCCCGCGGTGAAGGTGGAGACGGCGAGCGCCGGCATCGGCACCTTCATGGAAGCGTACAAGTCGATCTTCAACGGCATGAAGTACGTCCTGTCGCCGGCGATGCTCGTCATCATGTCGCTGGTGGTGGCCAACGCCATCAGCATCAGCGCCCGCGAGCGGCGGACGGAGATGGCGGTGCTGAAGGTGCTCGGCTTCCTGCCGCGGCACGTCGCGGGGCTGATCCTCGGTGAGGCGCTTCTGGTGGGCGCGATCGCCGGCGGGATGAGCACGCTGGTGGCGTGGGGGCTGTTGGGGAACTTCAAGTTCCAGATCGCCTTCCTGGGTGCGTTCATCGTGCCGACGGAGGTGCTGGTGATCGGCCCGGTTCTGGGGATGTGCGTGGCGTTCATCGGCAGCATCGGCCCGGCCCTGAGTTCGAAGAACGTGAAAGTCGCCGAGGTGTTCGCCCGGCAGGCGTAA
- a CDS encoding ABC transporter permease translates to MNPVLRFARAVRSLAGTMVTLVLSLLPLTALLVALPAVAPNEAVLSDSVPPATTRGRRFLRRLGGLGAGFVVVVALFAFAVELVGRLPLPDRGQFGSLAQKVLGAVPAEMLPPGPEPTVGITAGIVPPTPPEMVKKRAKLERALSTGVDDPVRQREAKADLDTVNAQIAEVLPNSRQLQILLSPEWGPWLGQPIWKLLPPPLVQHWPFIFLVVYAADLGLLLMIGRVPLAYNFRNLVVRWRIAGLTSLAFTVVVGLLVVLLAFVNGMYKLNEGTGIPGNVFVLSDGATDELFSNLGYGDTDNALRQAATLDPEGNPLPAPVRVARVRKEKDGTLTRLKGDEEPPAGQPATYLASKEIYFVVSQPVPVKEGEQARRRLLNMRAVDDAPVAAAVHNISLYDGGRWFTQTGVRQIPTGEKNADGSPRVRNYVECVLGEGAAGILGADANKPRLEVGDTFQLGDLDWIVVGIMKAEGTTFGSEVWVQNIDVVTKTFGKKGTYTTMVLRCDPDTADAAKALAYHLQYRYTAAKFKPFAEPDYYAELTKTNDQFLTWIVLVAAIMAIGGVFGVMNTMFAAIAARIREVGVLRILGFKRWQILISFMLESLAIAAVGGMLGCVIGFAADGMEARSQLSSGAGGGKSVSLRMVVDYQTVAAGMLFTLVMGRLGGLVPALSAMRMEILDSLR, encoded by the coding sequence ATGAACCCCGTCCTCCGCTTCGCCCGCGCCGTCCGCAGCCTGGCCGGCACCATGGTCACGCTGGTGCTGTCGCTGCTGCCGCTGACGGCACTTCTCGTCGCGCTGCCGGCGGTGGCGCCGAACGAGGCCGTGCTGTCCGACAGCGTCCCCCCCGCGACCACCCGCGGCCGGCGATTCCTCCGCCGACTCGGCGGCCTCGGCGCCGGGTTCGTCGTGGTCGTAGCCTTGTTCGCGTTCGCCGTCGAGCTGGTCGGCCGGCTGCCGCTGCCGGACCGCGGGCAGTTCGGCTCGCTCGCGCAGAAGGTGCTCGGGGCCGTCCCCGCCGAGATGCTGCCGCCCGGCCCGGAACCAACCGTCGGAATTACCGCCGGCATCGTCCCGCCCACGCCGCCGGAGATGGTGAAGAAGCGCGCCAAGCTCGAACGCGCCCTGTCCACCGGCGTCGATGACCCCGTCCGCCAGCGTGAGGCGAAGGCCGACCTGGACACCGTCAACGCCCAGATCGCCGAGGTGCTGCCGAACTCGCGGCAGCTGCAAATCCTGCTCAGCCCGGAGTGGGGGCCGTGGCTCGGGCAGCCGATCTGGAAGCTGCTGCCGCCGCCGCTCGTGCAGCACTGGCCGTTCATCTTCCTCGTCGTGTACGCTGCCGACCTCGGGCTGCTGCTGATGATCGGCCGGGTGCCGCTGGCGTACAACTTCCGCAACCTCGTCGTCCGCTGGCGAATCGCCGGCCTCACCTCGCTGGCGTTCACCGTCGTCGTCGGCCTGCTCGTCGTGCTGCTGGCGTTCGTGAACGGCATGTACAAGCTGAACGAGGGGACCGGCATCCCCGGCAACGTGTTCGTCCTCTCGGACGGGGCCACCGACGAGTTGTTCAGCAACCTCGGCTACGGCGACACGGACAACGCCCTGCGGCAGGCGGCGACGCTCGACCCGGAGGGGAACCCGCTGCCGGCGCCGGTGCGGGTGGCGCGCGTGCGGAAGGAGAAGGACGGCACGCTGACGCGGCTCAAGGGCGACGAGGAGCCGCCGGCCGGGCAGCCGGCGACGTACCTGGCGAGCAAGGAGATTTACTTCGTCGTCAGCCAGCCGGTGCCGGTGAAGGAGGGCGAGCAGGCCCGCCGCCGGCTGCTGAACATGCGGGCCGTGGACGACGCCCCCGTCGCCGCCGCCGTCCACAACATCTCCCTGTACGACGGCGGCCGGTGGTTCACCCAGACCGGCGTGCGGCAGATCCCGACCGGCGAGAAGAACGCCGACGGCAGCCCGCGGGTGCGGAACTACGTGGAGTGCGTGCTGGGCGAGGGGGCGGCCGGCATCCTCGGCGCGGACGCGAACAAGCCGCGGCTCGAGGTCGGCGACACGTTCCAGCTCGGCGACCTGGACTGGATCGTGGTCGGCATCATGAAGGCCGAGGGGACGACGTTCGGCTCCGAGGTGTGGGTGCAGAACATCGACGTGGTGACGAAGACGTTCGGCAAGAAGGGGACGTACACGACGATGGTGCTGCGGTGCGACCCGGACACGGCCGACGCCGCGAAGGCGCTGGCGTACCACCTCCAGTACCGGTACACGGCCGCGAAGTTCAAGCCGTTCGCGGAGCCGGACTACTACGCCGAGCTGACCAAGACGAACGACCAGTTCCTGACGTGGATCGTGCTCGTGGCCGCGATCATGGCCATCGGCGGCGTGTTCGGCGTGATGAACACGATGTTCGCGGCCATCGCCGCGCGCATCCGCGAGGTGGGCGTGCTCCGCATCCTCGGGTTCAAGCGGTGGCAGATCCTCATCTCGTTCATGCTGGAGTCGCTGGCCATCGCCGCGGTGGGGGGCATGCTCGGGTGCGTGATCGGGTTCGCCGCCGACGGCATGGAGGCGCGGAGCCAGCTGTCCAGCGGCGCCGGCGGCGGCAAGAGCGTGTCGCTGAGGATGGTGGTGGACTACCAGACGGTCGCGGCGGGGATGCTGTTCACGCTGGTGATGGGCCGCCTCGGCGGGCTGGTGCCGGCCCTGTCGGCGATGCGGATGGAGATTCTCGACTCGCTCCGCTGA
- a CDS encoding glycosyltransferase family 4 protein has protein sequence MRLGRQAKTPFPDRYNGWRVIRTHGRVFGIPPTADEVRLLAEERLFDHPAVKCAATLPAMQALIDAHDPAEDTPEAVARRDGYDVVRFRGAYHAIPHGSGPVDLDFPADRSAAGVVSAASLGGVDEKYKAIAAGRPVEFAGWLPVYVGSGNCGAHPQFGHTQSPPAGYRFTRSGVTPSTKFGLLTRMIALAGPRPLRLWFTLCSIVRFPFAFVRPRKGVTLAARWRVLVAAVTMFLLLVRKGCRPLAAARFIVSRHLQSQLLVGGKHDLVFLTSMPYTFGQNPWVIEVEDPTTLFYPLIQNGHTCDMDVRERPVYGIVKTLLEADHCRAILTHMKSSARLISALFDSETIRKKVVYAPLGVRLPARFQPHDEEPADAPIDLLFINSWCQVAENFFVRGGLDVLEAFAQIRQKYPNVRLTLRTSLPDIADHYHRVLADGWVRVIDRFLTPEEMAELHARSHIFLLPAARVHIVSLLQAMSYGLAVVGSDGWGMEEYLEDGRNGLVVRGRHGVASWADEEAGVLRENYETMYTADPVVVAGIVEAVSRLVEDRELRRRLGRTARADVETTYNLGNWNRGMKAAFDLALGATDPRAAVAPVESGNRLGSLVR, from the coding sequence ATGCGACTCGGCCGGCAAGCCAAGACCCCGTTCCCGGACCGCTACAACGGCTGGCGCGTCATCCGCACGCACGGCCGCGTCTTCGGCATCCCGCCGACCGCCGACGAAGTCCGCCTCCTCGCCGAGGAGCGGCTGTTCGACCACCCGGCGGTGAAGTGCGCCGCGACCCTGCCGGCGATGCAGGCGCTCATCGACGCCCACGACCCGGCCGAAGACACGCCCGAAGCGGTGGCCCGCCGCGACGGGTACGACGTGGTTCGCTTCCGCGGCGCGTACCACGCCATCCCACACGGCTCCGGCCCCGTGGACCTCGACTTCCCCGCCGACCGCAGCGCCGCCGGCGTCGTGAGCGCGGCCAGCCTCGGCGGCGTGGACGAGAAGTATAAAGCCATCGCCGCCGGCCGGCCGGTCGAGTTCGCCGGCTGGCTGCCGGTGTACGTCGGCTCCGGGAACTGCGGCGCGCACCCGCAGTTCGGCCACACCCAGAGCCCGCCGGCCGGCTACCGCTTCACCCGCTCCGGCGTCACGCCGTCCACGAAATTCGGCCTGCTGACGCGGATGATCGCCCTCGCCGGCCCGAGGCCGCTGCGGCTGTGGTTCACGCTGTGCTCGATCGTCCGCTTCCCGTTCGCCTTCGTCCGCCCGCGCAAGGGCGTGACCCTCGCGGCCCGGTGGCGCGTGCTGGTGGCGGCCGTCACGATGTTCCTGCTGCTGGTGCGGAAGGGCTGCCGACCGCTGGCCGCGGCGCGGTTCATCGTGTCGCGGCACCTGCAGTCGCAGCTGCTGGTGGGCGGCAAGCACGACCTGGTGTTCCTCACGAGCATGCCGTACACGTTCGGCCAGAACCCGTGGGTGATCGAGGTCGAAGACCCGACGACGCTGTTCTACCCGCTCATCCAGAACGGCCACACGTGCGACATGGACGTGCGCGAGCGGCCGGTCTACGGCATCGTCAAGACGCTGCTCGAGGCCGACCACTGCCGGGCCATCCTCACGCACATGAAGTCGTCGGCGCGGCTGATTTCGGCGCTGTTCGACAGCGAGACGATCCGCAAGAAGGTGGTGTACGCCCCGCTCGGGGTGCGGCTGCCGGCCCGCTTCCAGCCCCACGACGAGGAGCCGGCCGACGCCCCGATCGACCTGCTGTTCATCAACTCGTGGTGCCAGGTCGCCGAGAACTTCTTCGTCCGCGGCGGGCTCGACGTGCTCGAAGCGTTCGCCCAGATTCGGCAGAAGTACCCGAACGTGCGGCTGACGCTGCGGACGAGCCTGCCGGACATCGCCGACCACTACCACCGCGTCCTCGCCGACGGGTGGGTGCGCGTCATCGACCGCTTCCTGACGCCCGAGGAGATGGCCGAGTTGCACGCCCGCAGCCACATCTTCCTGCTGCCGGCGGCCCGCGTTCACATCGTGTCGCTGCTGCAAGCCATGTCCTACGGCCTGGCCGTGGTCGGCTCCGACGGCTGGGGCATGGAGGAGTATTTGGAGGACGGCCGCAACGGGCTCGTCGTCCGCGGCCGGCACGGCGTGGCGTCGTGGGCCGACGAGGAGGCCGGCGTGCTGCGCGAGAACTACGAGACGATGTACACGGCGGACCCGGTCGTGGTGGCGGGGATCGTCGAGGCCGTGTCGCGGCTGGTGGAGGACCGCGAGCTGCGCCGCCGCCTCGGCCGCACGGCGCGGGCGGACGTGGAGACGACGTACAACCTGGGCAACTGGAACCGCGGCATGAAGGCGGCGTTCGACCTGGCGCTCGGGGCGACGGATCCGCGGGCCGCGGTGGCGCCGGTGGAGAGCGGGAACCGGTTGGGCAGTCTTGTGAGGTAG
- a CDS encoding ABC transporter permease encodes MVTQLSAVWRFRHFLLSLVRLDLKNRYTRSAIGVGWTVIQPLVMAGVFVLIFSGILGMSPGRYVTSLLLGLAVWNFVRESLVAGSNAFLDHERYIRQSLLPYALYPLRPVLGSAVHAGIALLVAVAAVVFVDGGFEKLAVFPVVLPALVLLLVAGWAAATLFAFAQCYFQDTRHLLDIGCQMLFFLTPIIYPPEVLVDKGAGWLARVNPVNLFLELIRTPLANGTVPELKLYVYAAAFTAGLGFLAMLAIRRGHRRLVYQL; translated from the coding sequence ATGGTCACCCAGCTGTCGGCGGTGTGGCGGTTTCGCCACTTCCTCCTGTCCCTCGTCCGGCTCGACCTCAAGAACCGCTACACCCGCTCCGCCATCGGCGTGGGCTGGACGGTCATCCAGCCGCTCGTCATGGCCGGCGTGTTCGTCCTCATCTTCAGCGGCATCCTCGGCATGAGCCCCGGCCGGTACGTCACGTCGCTGCTGCTCGGCCTCGCCGTGTGGAACTTCGTTCGCGAGTCGCTCGTCGCCGGCAGCAACGCCTTCCTCGACCACGAGCGGTACATCCGCCAGAGCCTGCTGCCGTACGCCCTGTACCCGCTCCGGCCCGTGCTCGGCTCCGCCGTCCACGCCGGCATCGCACTGCTCGTCGCCGTCGCCGCGGTAGTCTTCGTGGACGGCGGCTTCGAGAAGCTGGCCGTGTTCCCGGTGGTGCTGCCGGCGCTGGTGCTGCTGCTCGTCGCCGGGTGGGCCGCGGCCACGCTGTTCGCCTTCGCCCAGTGCTACTTCCAGGACACGCGGCACCTCCTGGACATCGGCTGCCAGATGCTGTTCTTCCTGACGCCGATCATCTACCCGCCCGAGGTGCTGGTGGACAAGGGCGCCGGCTGGCTGGCCCGCGTCAACCCGGTGAACCTGTTCCTGGAACTGATCCGCACGCCGCTCGCCAACGGCACCGTGCCCGAACTCAAGCTGTACGTGTACGCCGCGGCGTTCACGGCGGGCCTCGGGTTCCTGGCGATGCTCGCCATCCGCCGCGGCCACCGCCGGCTCGTGTACCAGCTGTGA
- a CDS encoding MFS transporter, protein MPAPSRARFVLALWLCGLAGVLYLDRVCFGQAIDPMQRELGLTNTQIGYVAMAFTIAYGLFEIPTGRLGDRFGSRSVLARIVIWWSVFTALTGAAWGFASLVAIRFLFGAGEAGAFPNAARVISRWFPVAERGRVQGVMLTAAQLGGAASPVAAALVIELAGWRWAFVVFGSVGVVWAVGFYLWFRDDPAVHPSVNAEELATIRAGVEVRPLEPGPVPWATVLTNRGVLVLGLIMVIGAFYTYLSYTWLSKYLVAARGLDNLAAGRLSSLVLAGSAAGVFLGGLIADRITAVAADAVAARRRLAVACYLAAAACLFAGARADDALFSATLMAAAMLAMHLTLPNWWSVAIPQCGRHVGALFGLMNGVGVIGAAASQWFVGRFADWRAELGYTGREQWDPLFDVYVGVLVCGAAAWAAYRPRPLPDA, encoded by the coding sequence ATGCCCGCCCCCTCGCGCGCCCGGTTCGTCCTCGCCCTGTGGCTGTGTGGCCTCGCGGGCGTGCTCTACCTCGACCGCGTCTGCTTCGGCCAGGCCATCGACCCGATGCAGCGGGAACTCGGCCTGACCAACACGCAGATCGGCTACGTGGCGATGGCGTTCACCATCGCCTACGGGCTGTTCGAAATTCCCACCGGTCGGCTCGGCGACCGCTTCGGCTCGCGCTCCGTACTCGCCCGCATCGTCATCTGGTGGTCGGTGTTCACGGCACTCACCGGGGCGGCGTGGGGCTTCGCGTCGCTGGTGGCGATCCGCTTCCTGTTCGGGGCGGGTGAGGCCGGCGCCTTCCCGAACGCGGCGCGGGTCATTTCGCGGTGGTTCCCGGTGGCCGAGCGCGGCCGCGTGCAGGGGGTCATGCTCACCGCGGCCCAACTCGGCGGCGCGGCGTCGCCGGTGGCCGCCGCACTGGTGATCGAGCTGGCCGGGTGGCGGTGGGCGTTCGTCGTGTTCGGCAGCGTCGGCGTCGTGTGGGCGGTCGGGTTCTACCTGTGGTTCCGCGACGATCCGGCCGTTCATCCTTCGGTGAACGCCGAGGAGTTGGCGACGATCCGCGCCGGCGTCGAGGTGCGGCCGCTTGAGCCGGGGCCGGTGCCGTGGGCCACCGTGCTGACGAACCGCGGCGTGCTCGTGCTCGGGCTCATCATGGTGATCGGCGCGTTCTACACGTACCTGTCGTACACCTGGCTGTCGAAGTACCTCGTGGCCGCGCGCGGGCTGGACAATCTCGCCGCGGGCCGGCTGTCGTCGCTGGTGTTGGCCGGGTCGGCGGCTGGCGTCTTCCTCGGAGGGCTGATCGCCGACCGGATCACGGCGGTCGCCGCCGACGCGGTCGCGGCACGGCGGCGGCTGGCGGTGGCGTGTTACCTCGCCGCAGCGGCTTGCCTGTTCGCCGGCGCGCGGGCCGACGACGCGCTCTTTTCCGCAACCCTCATGGCAGCGGCGATGCTGGCAATGCACCTGACGCTGCCGAACTGGTGGTCGGTGGCGATTCCGCAGTGCGGCCGGCACGTCGGGGCGCTGTTCGGGCTGATGAACGGCGTTGGGGTGATCGGCGCGGCCGCGTCGCAGTGGTTCGTCGGCCGGTTCGCCGACTGGCGCGCGGAACTGGGCTACACCGGCCGAGAACAGTGGGATCCGCTGTTCGACGTGTACGTCGGCGTGCTGGTGTGCGGCGCCGCGGCGTGGGCGGCGTACCGGCCGCGGCCGCTGCCGGACGCTTGA
- a CDS encoding carboxypeptidase-like regulatory domain-containing protein, whose product MLIGHVGDERYSALAGVRLEFQDARGGSWEALSRASGAVHAELPPGDYRVVIHHPGFGAKFSRVTLPAAEPYLFRLLSDGLLGYAWPKWVRAGEASEFRVHSVEPYHLELWRYGWEPEFVRSLGWHDEHAPRATMQTTPDGDYTRTGVRWNEVGYANSVHSQHVAAPARSGLYYFRASTAGGRRFAFPWVVAPAKPTHPVAVLASNLTWNAYNSFGGRSNYIHADGFPPTPTVNSRAELKRYADAGFFTWGAADYPPLSFDRPEPFNHIDFAERVTDPIEGRQACHLAPAEWRLLGWLEREEFAYDYYAESHLDDGTLDLRAYRVLILSVHPEYWTRRMYDRVKRWVFEEGGRLMYLGGNGLNCEVELRPDGSMVCHNEKLRGLSVEGLGGFESRLHIRHESEANLLGVVFTPAGAMTGAPYRVLDADHWAFAGTGLKTGDEFGELSLHRRCPGGASGHETDKRSPSSPPHAHVLARGLNPDDGGAEIVTYDTPAGGAVFSVGSINYVASLPVDGHVSRVTANVLWRFLE is encoded by the coding sequence ATGCTCATCGGACACGTCGGCGACGAACGCTATTCCGCCCTGGCCGGCGTCCGCCTCGAATTCCAGGACGCCCGCGGCGGTTCGTGGGAGGCACTCTCCCGCGCCAGCGGCGCCGTCCACGCCGAACTGCCGCCGGGCGACTACCGCGTCGTGATTCATCACCCGGGCTTCGGCGCGAAGTTCTCGCGCGTCACGCTACCCGCCGCGGAGCCGTACCTCTTCCGCCTCCTGAGCGACGGCCTTCTGGGGTACGCCTGGCCGAAGTGGGTGCGGGCCGGCGAGGCGAGCGAGTTTCGCGTCCACAGCGTCGAGCCGTACCACCTGGAACTGTGGCGGTACGGCTGGGAGCCCGAGTTCGTCCGCTCTCTCGGGTGGCACGACGAACACGCCCCGCGCGCCACGATGCAGACGACGCCCGACGGCGACTACACCCGCACCGGCGTCCGCTGGAACGAGGTGGGGTACGCCAACAGCGTGCATTCGCAGCACGTCGCGGCCCCGGCGCGCAGCGGCCTGTACTACTTTCGCGCGTCCACGGCCGGCGGCCGCCGCTTCGCCTTCCCGTGGGTCGTGGCGCCGGCGAAGCCCACGCACCCGGTCGCGGTGCTGGCCTCGAACCTCACGTGGAACGCCTACAACTCGTTCGGCGGCCGGAGCAACTACATCCACGCCGACGGCTTCCCGCCGACGCCGACGGTGAACAGCCGGGCCGAACTGAAGCGCTACGCCGACGCCGGCTTCTTCACCTGGGGCGCGGCCGACTACCCGCCGCTGTCGTTCGACCGGCCCGAGCCGTTCAACCACATCGACTTCGCCGAGCGGGTCACCGACCCGATCGAGGGCCGGCAGGCGTGCCACCTCGCCCCCGCGGAGTGGCGCCTCCTCGGCTGGCTGGAGCGCGAGGAGTTCGCCTACGACTACTACGCCGAGTCACATCTCGACGACGGCACCCTGGACCTGCGTGCGTACCGCGTGCTGATTCTCAGCGTTCACCCCGAGTACTGGACGCGCCGCATGTACGACCGCGTCAAGCGCTGGGTCTTCGAGGAGGGCGGCCGGCTGATGTACCTCGGTGGGAACGGCTTGAACTGCGAGGTGGAACTGCGGCCGGACGGGTCGATGGTGTGCCACAACGAGAAGTTGCGCGGGTTGAGCGTTGAGGGGCTCGGCGGCTTCGAGAGTCGGCTGCACATCCGCCACGAGTCGGAGGCGAACCTGCTCGGCGTCGTGTTCACCCCGGCGGGCGCGATGACGGGGGCGCCGTACCGCGTGCTCGACGCCGACCACTGGGCCTTCGCCGGAACGGGTCTGAAGACCGGCGACGAGTTCGGGGAGTTGTCGCTCCACCGCCGCTGCCCGGGCGGGGCGTCGGGCCACGAGACGGACAAGCGCTCGCCGAGTTCGCCGCCGCACGCGCACGTCCTGGCCCGCGGCCTGAACCCCGACGACGGCGGGGCGGAGATCGTGACCTACGACACGCCGGCCGGCGGGGCGGTGTTCTCGGTGGGCTCGATCAACTACGTCGCGTCGCTGCCGGTGGACGGGCACGTGTCGCGGGTCACGGCCAACGTGCTGTGGCGGTTCCTGGAGTGA